The Bacillota bacterium region GCAGCTCTCGCAGGGGTGGAGCTCGTACCGACCAAGCGAGCGGTGGAGTCGCTTCGGATCGCAAAGTCCGAGGACGAGGTGAGCCTGATTGCCGAGGCGTGCAAGCTCACAGACGAGGCCTTCGAGCACATCCTGGGGTTCATCAAGCCGGGAGTGACCGAAAACGAAGTCGCGAACGAGCTCCTGACCTTCATGATAAAGGTGGGCATGCGGCCGAGTTTCGACTTCATTGTGGCTTCTGGCGCGCGGGGCGCGATGCCTCACGGCGTCGCCTCCGACAAGGTGATAGCCGAAGGTGACTTGGTCACGCTGGATTTCGGGGGGTTTCATCGCCGGTACACTTCTGACATGACACGAACCGTTGTGGTGGGAAAGCCCTCAGGCGAACAGCGCGCAGTATATGACCTGGTGCTCGAAGCGCAACTCGCTGGGGTTGCTGCCGCGCGGGCGGGCATGAAATGCAGCGATGTGGACCAGGTGTCGAGGGCAATAATACAGAGGGCGGGGCATGGTGACCGGTTCGGCCATGGGCTCGGGCACGGGGTCGGACTGGAGATACACGAGGCGCCAAGGCTTGCCCAATCAGAGTCGACTGTGCTCGAACCGGGCATGGTGGTGAGTGTGGAGCCGGGAGTCTACATACCGGGCTGGGGCGGAGTGAGAATCGAAGACCTCGTGGTGATAACAGACGGGGATGCGAGGGTACT contains the following coding sequences:
- a CDS encoding aminopeptidase P family protein, whose protein sequence is MHGTPMTDTLGKVVSEMGITKLGFESEHMTYDHLHEIGAALAGVELVPTKRAVESLRIAKSEDEVSLIAEACKLTDEAFEHILGFIKPGVTENEVANELLTFMIKVGMRPSFDFIVASGARGAMPHGVASDKVIAEGDLVTLDFGGFHRRYTSDMTRTVVVGKPSGEQRAVYDLVLEAQLAGVAAARAGMKCSDVDQVSRAIIQRAGHGDRFGHGLGHGVGLEIHEAPRLAQSESTVLEPGMVVSVEPGVYIPGWGGVRIEDLVVITDGDARVLTSTTKDLIQV